Proteins encoded in a region of the Streptomyces akebiae genome:
- a CDS encoding MurR/RpiR family transcriptional regulator: MTDAAVGAAARLERLFEGRRLTPTQRRIAHCLVRQAADVPYLSSVELARVAGVSQPSVTRFAAALGFDGYPALRDHLRAVAPTGHGFDERPTNPYQRAVQAEIDNLRHLASLLTDPEPVERAGRLLAASRPLPVLGLRASAAQARGFAYFAAKVHPDVRLLDEGGSLLADRVDAARRAGASALLCFALPRHPRELLDTLAHARGVGLTVVTVADGTFAPVAAHSDLLLPAAVGTDLVFDTAGAPQLLGQVLLETMCDALPDAQARLEDFDLRAAARGLFVE, from the coding sequence ATGACGGACGCCGCCGTCGGCGCTGCCGCGCGGCTCGAACGGCTCTTCGAGGGCCGTCGGCTCACCCCGACACAGCGCCGCATCGCGCACTGCCTGGTCCGGCAGGCCGCGGACGTGCCCTACCTGTCCAGCGTGGAGCTGGCCCGCGTGGCCGGGGTCAGCCAGCCGTCGGTGACCCGCTTCGCGGCCGCCCTCGGCTTCGACGGCTATCCGGCCCTGCGCGACCACCTGCGGGCCGTCGCACCCACCGGGCACGGCTTCGACGAGCGTCCCACCAACCCCTACCAACGTGCCGTACAGGCCGAGATCGACAATCTCCGACACCTGGCGTCGCTGCTCACGGACCCCGAACCCGTCGAACGCGCCGGCCGTCTGCTCGCCGCCTCCCGGCCCCTCCCGGTGCTCGGCCTGCGCGCCTCGGCGGCCCAGGCACGCGGCTTCGCCTACTTCGCGGCGAAGGTCCACCCCGACGTACGACTCCTCGACGAGGGCGGCTCCCTGCTCGCCGACCGCGTCGACGCCGCCCGCCGCGCCGGCGCGAGCGCGCTGCTGTGCTTCGCGCTGCCCCGGCACCCGCGGGAACTCCTCGACACACTCGCCCACGCCCGGGGCGTCGGCCTGACGGTGGTGACCGTCGCCGACGGCACCTTCGCCCCGGTGGCCGCCCACAGCGACCTGCTGCTCCCCGCCGCCGTGGGCACGGATCTGGTCTTCGACACCGCCGGCGCTCCCCAGCTGCTGGGCCAGGTCCTCCTGGAGACGATGTGCGACGCCCTCCCGGACGCTCAGGCCCGGCTGGAGGACTTCGACCTGCGGGCCGCCGCGCGCGGCCTGTTCGTCGAGTGA
- a CDS encoding protein kinase domain-containing protein — translation MPQGLLGSGGMGRVYLARPADGGPDLVAVKVIRPEYAEDVRFRRRFEQEASVHSRVRTPRMPRLAGTGFRDELLWMATEFLPGLDLAAAVHEDGPLPVDAVRRLVAELGQALADLSAAGIVHRDLKPSNVLLSARGAHVIDFGIAKAADASAITGTGNRVGTPAYMSPEYLRTGACDTASDVFSLACSLVFAATGSAPFGDGTGVDVMHRVAFEEPNPKVLAEIAAADATLAALLGACLAKEPGQRPTPEQLIESAASVPVEPEAAAPRPGEPESVWPEAASSDSPASEGARPPAAFDWPEPLGGRILARQRAYETLRRLPLEQPGPGRAGQAPATDPPPSPPAEASARPLPPAPPRFRFRRRRVLVGAAGVAVCTATAGVVVLTLLSPSTTTASPQRGTTRSADALLPDDDASVSAASGQEGAGAAPDGGSSDSEVSGADDRTSADGDSRRPDGTATGSGPGTGTGTGTGTDDDPDTGSSAPTPGSSAPTEPSQEPTDPSTEPSTPAWLTDCTYYYGNGRTRLGDSGDRVLQAQCMLSKRGYSLDVDGEFDADTEAAVQSFQQDKGLALDGVVRPPVWKALRSTE, via the coding sequence GTGCCGCAGGGGCTGCTCGGCAGCGGCGGTATGGGGCGCGTCTATCTGGCGCGCCCCGCCGACGGCGGCCCCGACCTCGTCGCGGTGAAGGTGATCCGGCCCGAGTACGCGGAGGACGTGCGGTTCCGCCGCCGGTTCGAGCAGGAGGCGTCGGTGCACAGCCGGGTGCGGACGCCGCGCATGCCGCGCCTGGCCGGGACGGGTTTCCGGGACGAACTGCTGTGGATGGCGACCGAGTTCCTGCCGGGGCTCGATCTGGCGGCGGCCGTGCACGAGGACGGTCCGCTGCCCGTCGACGCCGTCCGGCGGCTGGTGGCGGAACTGGGACAGGCCCTCGCCGACCTGTCCGCCGCCGGAATCGTGCACCGGGACCTGAAGCCGTCCAACGTCCTGCTGTCCGCGCGGGGCGCGCACGTCATCGACTTCGGTATCGCCAAGGCCGCCGACGCGAGCGCCATCACCGGCACGGGCAACCGGGTCGGCACCCCGGCCTACATGTCGCCGGAGTATCTGCGCACGGGCGCCTGCGACACGGCCTCGGACGTGTTCTCGCTGGCCTGCTCGCTGGTCTTCGCGGCGACCGGCAGCGCCCCGTTCGGTGACGGCACCGGCGTCGACGTCATGCACCGGGTCGCCTTCGAGGAGCCCAACCCGAAGGTGCTCGCCGAGATCGCGGCGGCCGACGCCACGCTCGCCGCCCTGCTCGGCGCCTGTCTGGCCAAGGAGCCAGGACAGCGGCCGACGCCTGAACAGCTGATCGAATCCGCCGCGTCCGTCCCCGTCGAGCCCGAAGCCGCCGCGCCCCGCCCCGGCGAGCCCGAGTCCGTCTGGCCCGAGGCCGCCTCGTCCGACTCACCGGCCTCCGAGGGGGCCCGACCGCCCGCTGCCTTCGACTGGCCCGAACCGCTGGGCGGGAGGATCCTCGCCCGGCAGCGGGCCTACGAGACCCTGCGTCGCCTCCCCCTCGAACAGCCCGGCCCCGGACGGGCCGGACAGGCTCCGGCGACCGACCCGCCGCCGAGTCCCCCCGCCGAGGCCTCGGCCCGGCCCTTACCACCGGCACCGCCCCGCTTCCGGTTCCGCCGCAGGCGCGTGCTGGTCGGGGCCGCCGGTGTCGCCGTCTGCACGGCGACCGCCGGTGTCGTCGTCCTCACCCTGCTGAGCCCCTCCACCACCACCGCCTCGCCGCAGCGGGGTACGACGCGGTCCGCGGACGCCCTCCTCCCCGACGACGACGCCTCGGTGTCGGCGGCCTCGGGCCAGGAGGGTGCGGGCGCCGCCCCGGACGGCGGATCGAGCGACTCGGAGGTGTCCGGCGCGGACGACCGGACCTCTGCCGACGGCGATTCCCGGCGCCCAGACGGGACCGCCACCGGCTCCGGCCCGGGTACGGGCACGGGCACGGGCACGGGCACGGACGACGACCCGGACACCGGTTCGTCCGCGCCCACCCCCGGGAGCAGCGCCCCCACCGAGCCGTCCCAGGAGCCGACCGACCCGTCCACCGAGCCCTCGACCCCGGCCTGGCTCACGGACTGCACGTACTACTACGGCAACGGACGCACCCGCCTCGGGGACAGCGGCGACCGCGTCCTCCAGGCGCAGTGCATGCTGAGCAAGCGGGGCTACAGCCTCGACGTGGACGGCGAGTTCGACGCCGACACGGAGGCCGCGGTGCAGAGCTTCCAGCAGGACAAGGGGCTCGCGCTCGACGGTGTCGTACGGCCGCCCGTCTGGAAGGCGTTGCGCTCCACCGAGTGA